Within Physeter macrocephalus isolate SW-GA unplaced genomic scaffold, ASM283717v5 random_1600, whole genome shotgun sequence, the genomic segment TGCTATGCCTCTAAGAGCTATAATTTcatccaattttaaaattcaccCAACCGTACATTTTGTCTTCTTCCCACGTCTAACTTATTCTCAGGCCATGTAACCCAGAAAATGATTCCGGTAGGCAACGTTGTAAGAATGAAGTCACAGCAAAGCTAAGGGTAAAACCTCATGCAAAGTTTAGGCTGAACTTGCCCAGCTCTGCATGATGGGGAAAAGAGATAGGGGGACAGAGGAGATGGAGAgatgagaggaagaggaagtaTGGGCCCTGAGCCAACAACGGCAGGAGGAAAACACCTCCCCCCAAAGACTCTTCTTTGCAGAAAGTGAGATCTTTTTAAAACCTGGCCTTCTATACACCACAGAAAGCCTATAAATGCACCTCTCTGGGAACACGATCTCAGGCCGACCAAGCACCAGGTGGTGGGGAAAATGGCATCGTGGGACAATCTTCGGTCGCTAGAGGGGGTAGATGGGTATGAGCCACGATTACTAAAATTACAGCCGGTTTGGGGTCAGAGAGCTCAGTGCGAAGTGTGGTTCTTACCGCGCAGGATCGATTTCCAAACGGCCTCTTTTACCTCATCCCTGCTCACCCTGGTATTTGACAGCTGCTACCCAAGCCGCATATCACTTACCCATGTGACGGGAGAAAGGAATTCCAAAGCCTTTACACTTGGGGGAGATGGCGCAGAGTGAAATGCCCCCGTGTTCCTTATGTGCACCCAGGCCCTGCTGCTGAGCTCCCTGGCTCTTCCTTTGACCTAGATTTCCCACCTTCCCCGCAGGCCCCTCGCCACACACGTACCCACACGCCCTTAGTGAGGCCGAGAGTCACATTTGATGTCAGAAACTatagagttttcttttctcagcAATTCTAAAACTCAAACATGGGacacacttttatttcttcagaacACATGATTACattcaaaacatacaaatataaCACTTTAAAGAACTTATAAACCCTTCCGTGTCCTTCAGAGCTGGAGTTCTCCCTCATAAGAATATCACATTTTacagaattatatttaaaaacacagcCTGTACCCTCTGAAGGACGTCCAGGTACCAGCGCGCATTTGATCCTTGCATCAGCTCCGTGAGGTGCCAGCCAGTTTTCATtgcccccattttgcagatggtaGTTGACTCGCCTGAGGTCAGGCAGCTAGTGACAGGACCAAGCTAGACCCCAGGCCTTCTCATCCCAAACTCAGGAATGATATTAGAAATAGGTCAACCCTGCTTCTCAATTACTTAGCTCTCTTCAGCTCTCTTCCCATCTCTGGGAAGGAGAAACCAGAGGCTTCAAGTCCACCCACTTTTGGATGACTCAACTCCGAAATCTAGCTCCAGCCCCCACTTCTCCACTGAGCCCGACACACATCTCCAATGCTCGCTAAGCCTTCCTTCTCAGAGCGTCCCGGCGCAACTTGATTCCCCTACACAAGCGACCTGAAGTCTGTGAGTTTTCCCTCagacctgctcctcctcctgtattttctattttagtaaAGGCATCGCCACCCACTCAGTCTCCCAAGCCAGAAATCCGGAGCCATCCCAGAATCCCCCTCCGCCCTAGGCTCTGCGAACAGTCAGGAAGTCCTGCCCGATTGTGCTTCCTGATTCCTCTGAAACCTGTCCTCACCTGTTCTCAGGCCAGATCCCCTTCGTCTCTTGCCTAGATGGCTACGCGCACCTTCCTACACTTCCTCCCCTGACTTTACCTCCCAATCCATCGTCACGCTCTGATACGGCATGGCGTTCTTAACTCTTATTCTCACTGTGCTATTTCCCTGCTGAAAATCCTTTCATGGCTCCCCATACGTTTCAAGATAAAAGCCAGGCTTTTCAACGTGGGCTATAAGGCCCTGTGCCCCTGGTTTCCCCTCTCTCTACTCCTGGAGTTACAATCTAAACTGCCCCCTGACTGAGGTGTTTTGTCCCCAGAATGCaccttccttcctcactccccGGAAGTAGTTCTTTTGCCATGAGACTTCGCCTGGGTAGCTCCTTTCATTGTCTGAGCAACCCAGATGGCCTCTCCTCTGGGCAACCTTTCCTAGCCatcttctgctttcctctttatTATTGCATGACATTTTCAGCTAcaagaaacagaaactaaaattGGCTTAAACGACAACAGAAGATTTATAATTTCCCTGCAAAGTCCAGAAGTAGGAGGGCTCCTGGGTGGCTAATTCAGCGGCTCCGTGACATCACCAAGTTTCTTCCCATCTTTTTGTTCTGCCATCttcattttgaattattgttGAGTCTGCACtacatattttagaaacattctcagtgggggggggggcaaatatttgtcttttgatgGTAAAAGATTTTCTGAAATAACCAGAGGCCACACAGAGCCACGTCTGGAGGGTCATATGAGTAATCAGGGCAGGTGATAACATTTGGGGTCGTGGTCGAGGTAAGACCCTACAGTAATGAGACAGAACTTCTGGTTTTGCCTATGATCTGGGTCTAAAAGCAAGTTTAGAAAAGGCATTCCAGGTATCTTGAGTTATGTCCAAACTGTCTGTGAAAACATGGAGTGCAAACACCGAGTCACTGTTTTCAAAGCTAGCCCCCGCTTGATGTTTACGTTTTAATCTGCTGGTGtaaaaaaggaagagcaaattaaaattgtaaaaggTTCCTTGTTACCTGGCAGAGAAGGAGAAACTACCTGGCTAGATAAGGAGCTTAAAGTGCTAAGATCTGGGACACGAATCTCCCAAACGGAGAAAAGGGGTTCAGGGAAACCCCTGGGCCCTGAGTCTGGGAGGTCACGCCAGGGTGGGGTCATATGAGTGGGTGGCCCACGTGGACAGGAATAGCTCCCCACTCGAGCAGCGGCTGTGTGGCTTCTTCGGCTTATTTTCCTCTAAGTCCCAAAGCGCTTTCTTTGCCCTGCAACCCCTTTCTCCCGCTTCTTGGAGTCCTCCCCACAGTGTCtttgtccttccttctcctccctgtaGATCTTAAGTAGCCAAGAGGAGTGGTTCAAGGCGGAGCTTAGGAGCCAAGAAGGATACGTGCCCAAGAATTTTATAGACATCAAGTTTCCTGAGTAAGTATTTCCAGCCTGCTGAGATGGGCCTGCCCCACACACTCCCCTTTACTGCAGCAGCCACTAAAATTAATCCGGCACAGCCCGGACGCTGTCAAAAATGGTTGCCTCTGGAGAGGGAATCACGCAGCTGAaggccaggggtgggagggagatttgCATTGCACAGCATTCTCGTTTGAATTTTATACCATGGGCAAGAATCACCTATTTTAAGTTTATAAACTAACATCACGTATAATTGCAACCATGGGGTTTCCAATAATTCCGGGGGGGCGCGGGGGGTGCTCTCGGCCACTCCACCTCAACAGCTGCTCCTTCAGGGCTCTTCTCTTTTATCTCCcaacccaccctccaccccaaccAGGAGGACGAAGCTCTCGGTCTTCCTGAAACCATGTTCGCACCAGTAAGAGAGGTCAGGGAAATTCCCTCCataatgaggaaatgaaaaattgagTTCGGGTCTTGTGCATCTCAAGAATTGACCACAGGGGTGAGATAGAAATCTAACGCTGTGTGAGGGTCAGGATCTAGCCGAAGAGCAAAGGTTTGTTAGGTATTGGTGACTCTGGTGAGGAACCAGCACTGACCACTGAACCAATAGAATGACCACTGACCTCAGCCAGGGGGCCCCTGAGGCTGCCCTGTCATCTTCTAGGTGAGCACGGCACACCTGCAGCCCCTCTTCCACCGCACTCTCGGCGGATGGCCTGGCTTCCAGGAGAGCGGAGGCCCCTAGAAAAGCCCCTCGACCCCACCCGACCTGACTCGCTGCATCCACCCACATCCTGCAACTGCGCAGACACTGCCTTTCCTGCAGCTGTTTGGAAAGAACCGTCTGCGCTTCGAGCAAAAGTTCTCCCCTCTCTCGCGCATCAACTTGCCTCCCTCTCTGCTGGATCATTCCCGGCAGCAAACAAAGATGTCGCAGTTTCTCCCACCTTACCAAAAACCAAACAGCGaaaccaaacaacaaaacccTTGATCCCAAACCCCCTTCCAGCTACGACTCCACTTCTTCAAAAGAATTGTTGTATTTGCCATCCTAAAGTCCTCTCCTGCCATTCTCCCCGGAACCCACACAACTTCAAGGTCAGCGTGAACTGCTGGTCCCAGTGGCCGATCGTGGCCATCACGTCAGCACGATTCAATGTGGGGAATCTCTCTTTCCCGCGGAAACACTTTCTTCCGCTGGCTTCCAGAACATCCTTCTTCCTGGTTCTCTTCCCGCCTCCCTGGCTGCTCCTTCCCCGGCTCCTTTGCCGGTTTCTCCTCGCCTCCCCCATCTCCTTTACAGTTAGAATGTCACCCTCCCAGTGAGACCCTCCCCATCACCATATTTTAAATgactccccctccccatctctcctcgGTTTTCATTTCCTCCCCAGCACTTACATCAGCTGACACACTTAATATTCTAATTACTTTGTTGTTTATGGTGTGTCTCTCCCCACCACACTGGAATATAAGAAGTTCCATGAGGGTCCTCGTCTGTGCTGCTCACCACTGTATCCGCTATATCCCCAGAAGGAGGCTCAGCACACAATAGATGTTTAATAAAAGCTGTTAGCTATGGATGAATAGCTTTTGGAACGATGTGTAATAGGAAAACCTGGCACTCGTTTCATATGCAGTGTGTGGACATTTTTGCAAGTCTTGAGGGAAGTCACTTATCAAATTCCAGATGGAGGACAAGTGTGTATTTTCTAAACACTCCGGCGGGGTCTCCAGGCAGATGACTGGCAGGAACCCTCTGCTTCCGGCCCCTCAGAGCCCGACCAACCCTCCCCTGCAGTCCCAGGTCTGGAGGAAGGACATTCTTCCACCACCCCTGTCTGTTCAGTTCCTACATTCCAAAGAGCATGGGGAACTGCTcacaaaggaaaccaaagctGTGGCCTGTTGGACCTTCACCTTAAAGGGACACACATACTGGCTTTCCGGGGGTGGCAATTAGAGCAGCCACCTTGCAGCAAAAGGACACCGCCCCACCTTTGGCCGCTGAGAGATTGCAAACACTTGTTCCTCTTCTCTACGGTTGAGAGAGGTTTCTGGCCTCCTGCCCCGTGGCTGTAGCCACTGTTTGACTTGCCCCTGTGCAAGTGTTTGGCCTTTTTCATATACGCTGTACCTGCTGCAGCAATGCTTCCAAAGGCTGCCAGCCTGAAAGAGCAGTTTCTCCTTGGTTCCTTCTTTTCCAGGGTAAAGATTATTTTCCAGCCTGGTTTTTGGGGAGGGCCCAGGAGCTGGCTGTGTAGACGCCTCTCTCCGGCTGCTGCCAGCCTCGCTTATTTCCAAGTGTGCGTGTGGGCCGCCCTGGGTGCCCTGCAGCCTCTGCCAGGCACGGAGCACAGCCGCTCCTGCCCCATGCCACCCAGGGGCCCTGGGCTGTGACTCTCTTTCCCGACCACCAAGGTCTCAGCCCGGAGCCGGCACCCAAGGCCCTGCCCATTGCCCCCAGTGCCCCAAGGGGTCCCTGTCCATGCAGTTCTTTCCTGGAGACATCCCTCTCACAGCTGCCGGCAGGCAGCCGCTCCCCGCGGTGAGTCACTCCCACGCTGTCCCATTTGGTGCAGTGGCACATTTCCATGATTCAGGATTTCCAAGCAGGAGAGAGACTTCTCCTGGGGGGACGGGACAGGAGGTGCCTCAAGGGGAACACTCACTTGCCTCGCCTGCAAACTGCTGGAGCGTTTGTTTAGTTTCAAAAGCACCTGGCCCCTCTTTGGTCTCTGTCTGCTCTCTGCTGAGCAgtccccagcctctctccctttGGGTCATCTCTCCcctacttccttccctccctaccCTCACCCCTACCATCGCTCTGGCATCTCACCAAGATCCTCTGCTTTTATCTCACCTGATAGATGGTTTCACGAAGGCCTCTCACGACACCAGGCAGAGAGCTTGCTGATGGGCAAGGAGGTTGGTTGCTTCATCATCCGGGCCAGCCAGAGCTCCCCAGGGGACTTCTCCATATCCGTCAGGTACCGGCTGTTCTGACTCCTCCCTGACCTACTAAAGCACTAAAGCAGCAAGGTGACCTCCTAAACATGACCTATTCCTCAGGAGCATGGCGGCCAAGGGGCCCAGGCATCTTATCAACTGTGATGCTGTGTGCATTTTCTTTCCACAACACACGTACACAACTCCTTAGTTTGGGGCCCCAATTACATGTGCGTTCATCTGCCTCCCCCTCCAGCCCAGGTGCTTCTGGAAAGAGAGGATTTTTATCAACTTCGTCTCTGTGCCTTTTACAGCACCCTGTACCCAGTAGGTGCTGGATGAATATCTGTGGAAGGCGtgggaatggagaaagaaaagagaagtccCAACTGTCCGCATCCGTCTTGGGGTTGCGATCTTCACCTTTTCTTTTACTACTGATGCTTGTTTGaagaagggtagagaaaaatcaaaaccCCAAGTCACCGCCCTAGGACACATCTGTAGTTGTAAGTGGCTGCACAAAACGAAAGGCTACCTCCATGCCCCATAATGCAGCAAAACTGACAGGAACAGAGCAGAGCCCAGGAgtcctggggttgggggggaaaGTGACAGCAAAGTCTCATTAATGTGCAGCACCCCCGGGAGGAAGTGGCTCAGTTTAACACGACACAGCCCCACACGCAGAAGCCCCAAGTCTGAACACACCATATGTGGTCAGCGTGTTGGGGATCTCAAGTCACACATCGGACTTGGTGACCACATGTGACAGTGCAAGAATTATGGTGATGGCAGTACAGGGGGAGGCGCGGCAACCTGCACAGTGAAACCTCACTGTCAAGTTACCTGACCGGAAGTGCTGTCTGGATTCTGCAATATAATCGGAAAGGCGTGCAGCTTTAAGTTCATAAATCCAGTCTCGAGTAATAAACGGAGGCCGCGTCACTATTTAGAAAGAAAGTGTCCTGTAAGGAATAAGTAGGAAGGACTTAAAAATAATGGGTCAACCATTTGTATGCATTTGTGCCCCCAACGTGCTCAAGAATAGCTGGGTCTCCGAAGCATTGCCCTTGCAGGCTGGCTTAAACTCTTCATTTCCCTTAGCTAAAGCTTTCTTTTTCACATCTTGGGTGATGGTAAATTTTAGCTCGGGCCAATAGTGATGTATCACAAATTCTAAATTTGTTAGGTCATCTCGCAAGTCAAACCTATTTCTTAAGGGCCACAATTCGAGGCAAGACCAAGCAAGTTGTTCGACTGAAAGGCATTTCTTGGTGCCTTTGGTTTGCATGATGTTGCTGAGTCTGGCTTTTTCAGTGAGGAATTAGGGTTTCTAGTTCCTTGATTAAATTGAATTCTACAAAAAACGATCAGCCTTGACGTCTGCCACGGCTTTCCCCTGCCGTTGAGGCCATGCAGCTTCTCGTGGTGGTGATTATTACTGTAATCAGTATTACCTCTTCTGCAGAAATGTAGTATAATATATTCCAGAGcagaatcatttttatttatttatacgtCTGCTTTCTGTCATGGGCACAGATAATTAAGAGCTAATTGTAGTTCTATCACTCAGCATTTGTTAGGGGTCTGAAATACTAGACTTTAGAGTCTGGAGCCCTGAATTACACCCTTTCTCTGCCCCCCTCAGAACTCGAGACAGCGGTCCAGCCACTCTCTCTCCAGCACCCAGATGACCCACTACAGCCCTGACATCCATCCTCTCAGCACATGGGAGTGAAAGGGTTAATGTTTCTCATTCTGAGTCCTTTGACTAAGAGGTGGTGGATGAATAATTGTATCACAAGAATactccctcctcctcaccccgaTGTGGGGAGTGAGGGCTGTGAGTTGAGCCATGTGGTGTTGCACTGAAGAAAGCATATGTGAGTGATCACAGCCAAAAGGGGAAGAGCTAGCGATGATTGCCAGTGTTGGCTACGACCCCCAAGGTGGTTAAGCAGAGGTCACTGCATGGGTTCACCTGGCTATGAGCAGAGACCCACACAAAAGGTGAGAAGGAAGATCAGAATTCCTgtctcctggcttccctggtggcacagtggttaagaatccgcctgccagtgcaggggacacaggttcgagccctggtccgggaagatcccacatgccgcggagcaactaagcccgtgcgccacaactactgagcctgtgctttagagcccgtgagccgcaactactgagcccgtgtgccacaactactgaagcctgcacgcttagaacccatgctctacaacaagagaagccacggcaatgagaagcccacacactgcaacgaagagtagcccccgctcgctgcaactagagaaagcccgcactcagcaacaaaaacccaacacagccaaaaataaataaataaataaaataagtaaaatttttaaaaaagaacacctGTCCCCTCTGAACACGGACCACAAAATCCATCCCTAAGAACGGGGTCCCTTTACTCTTCAACATGCTTTAAGGTGGTGACCTTTCTTCTGCGTCAGGCAACTGGTATCATTAACGCCAGTTTATTTTTAGACATAAATGTGTCTCCATTTGACAAAAAAAACTTGACATCCCAACAAGAATGACTTGGTGATGGAAAAAGGCTGGAGCTATTAGTAAAGGCCCAGTCCCCTCTTTCCAATGAATAAAATCCAATTTCTCCATCCCTGGTACAAACATGCTCCATCACTTGTAAGTCCAGCTGGTGTCAAAGGTGCTGCTCTCAAAGAAGTtagcatgaaaaataataataataaaaaacaaaagaagttagCACGTGTGCATGGTGTGACAGACCCAGCTCATTAGACTGGAATCAGAGACCCCGGGGTCCTTGTCTCAGCTCTGTCACTCACAGTGACCTTGACAAGACCCCTCCACCTCTTTGAGGCTCAGCACATTTTTTCCCAAAAGCTCAAAATACTTTGTAACCTTATTTATGCAAAACAAGACCAAGAGATACCCATTATATAGAGAACAAAGCGTGGCAGATTTCTCAGGTAGTTTATGGGCTTAAAGGAGCTGGTTCAAACTATTTTCTGTTAACAGACAGGTAACGGGGGCTTGAAAAACTCTTCTCCTCTGAGTCTTGGCAGAGTCCTTAGCCTGGTAAGTTCTCAGGTGTTGCCATGTTTCAAAtaaacattgtaaaaaaaaagtccttgacCTTGTAGTCTTTAAAGCActgggaacatttttttcttacaaaaggtCACTTCCAGTGTCAGAAGAAAGATTACCTTCtcctcatgttaaaaaaaaaaaaaaaaaatcccctctaGCTCAGCCTGTGTCAGGAGCCGTCCCTCCCACAAATCTCCCCCTGGAGTTTGCGTGGGCCAGCCCACCTGCCCAGGAATGGGCCAGCCACCCATACCTCTGCTTCCTGCCCAAACAGAACTCCAGCATCCCTGGATGCAGTCAGCCCTGGAGGCAAGGACATGGCCACCATGTAATAGACAATTTGGATTTGCCTTGATCCCTAGGCATGAGGGTGATGTTCAGCACTTCAAAGTCATGAAAGACAACAAGGGTAATTACTTCCTGTGGACAGAGAAGTTTCCATCCCTCAACAAGCTGGTGGACTACTACAGGACGACTTCCATCTCCAAACAGAAGCAGATCTTTCTGAGGGATAGGACCCGGGAGGAACAGGTATGCTGCAGGTCCCCATTGGCCCCAGTCCAGAGATTCTGGGCAGCTCGGGTCCTACACGGACCACCAAGACCATGCATCTGATGGGCAGGTCCCTGCGTATTCTGAAAGGCAGAGATCTCAGTTTAAATCCTAGCTTAACACttcctagctatgtgactttggaaaGCTCTctagtcctcagtttcctcatccattaaaattgagataatagtGACAGCTAGCTCATAGGATGGTGTGAAGGTTAGAGAAGATAGTGTATCCCCATTCCTTGCGTCATATTCCTAATCACGCCACAAGCACTCAGTACACATGGGCTCTTATTTTGGATGCTCTTATTTTGTTATTCACAGACGTTACTATGTCACAGTTTTCAGCCTAGCTCAGGAGTCACCCAAGGATGAAGCGGGGGGGCGGATGGGGGGGCACTATACATGGGGATATTAGAGCCTAGAGTCCAGGACTAATGCAGCAGGTAGAGCTTTGTGAccgaatttgggggtgggggagggtagaaGCAGGGGGCATTGGAGGAGAAAACTGGAGGGGGATTCTTGCTCTTGGAACAGTTTGGGATATGAAgtattgttttaaagaaaatgcatCTGACAGACCTGGCTTTCTTTAAAACCTGATTTCATAGCAAGAGAAGAAAACCTTCTGAGTATCGGTTTTTCTCATCCATAGAATGGAGAGACTATAATGCCTCCCTCattgggctgttgtgaggataaatgagACATCATTACAGCCCTTGCCATAGGGTCTGGTCCATAGTCGGCACTAAGGAAATGTTAACTAGCCTCCATAAGTAAATTCACACACGAACTATACAATATGTTTCAAAGGAAATAGCATGGTTATAGGAGATGGGTATTACAGGAACAAGCATTGACTAGAAGAATTGAAATCCCAGCGACAGGTTATTTGAAAAGACATTGAGACTTTCAAAGCAACATGTGCTTCAGGGAAGTAAAGAAAACCATCCCTTGCAAGTAATGGGTTGATTTTAAGCCTGAGAAGTTACAGTCAAAGGAGGAAAGAGTGTTCCCAAATGCACACAGAAGTTCAGAAAGATAAGCAAAGGTTAAACCCCCACCTTGTAAATTCTTTTAACCAGGAAATGGACAGAGGTATTCATTTATTAGGATGTGCATGCAGAGGTGGAAGAGGAAATATAAAACTGCATTAAACTGGATTTAATGAGTTCATTTTGCAAAGTGcttagaccagtgcctggcatatactaaGCAGAGGGCCCTGTGTAATTGTTTGTtagataaaaataacaagaatgtGTCTCTGAGTCACGAGGTTGTGGTAGCATTCAGGAGAAAGATCTTATTTCTTCCCAACGTGCCCAGCAGCAGGCCTGGTTTCCATGGTGCTGCAAGAGCGTTGCTGTTTGGGTCTCTATCACCAGGCTATAAATGACAGTTCAAAATCATGCAAAGTCAATAGCAGAGCTTATCTGGAGGGTAGGATGGCCAGCAGTGTGGCAACATGCGATAAGGAGGGGTGGCACCGTGTTGGTAAAATGGAACGTTTAAGCTTGattacacagagaaaaacaagccCACTAGGAAGGGGCTAGTTGGGTACCACGTGGAAAGTCCGTGAACCGgagacccaaactccccaaacTGGGAGAAGCTGAGAATGCAGCGGCCGCTTTGAAAATGTAATGGTCTGAACCATCGATTCTCCTTAAGCTGCCCTCACCCCATCAGCTGTTTCTTGGAGCTGTCATGAGCTAAGTCTGGGAACAGCTGCCAGAAGAGTGGGGTAGGACCAGGAGATGCGTGAGGAGGATGGATCTGCATCGTCTCTGTTCTCTCCCAGGGTCAGCGGGGCAACAGCCTGGACCGGAGGTCCCAGGGAGGCCTACCCCTGAGTGGGACTGTGGGAGAAGAAATCCGGCCTTCGGTGAACCGGAAGCTGTCGGatcaccccccgccccctccctcgcAGTATCCCCCCGCACCACTGCCACCACAGCAGCGgtacctgcagcagcagcattttcATCAGGTATCTGGAACGAATGAAGTGGGGCACAGTGAGGTGGGGAGGACGACCTGCTCTCCCCCGCAGGCTTCAGTCATCTTGTCCCCACTGCCACTTAGTGTGTGAAAGCTCCCCACAGCGCTGGAAACAACCAAAGCAAATAAATGCTGGGGGCCTGTTTGGGGTCCAGGACTGTCGGCTGGGGAGGAACGTCCCAGTCCAGGCCAGGCCCCATCAGCTCTCACTGGGCCCATATAGAAGATCCTGGGCCCCCAGATGGCAGAAATATGGAAACTGCTCTTGGCGAAGAAGTCTCTGTGAATTAAATGTCTCCCTgcttgaaaacacacacacacacacacacacacacacacacacacacacacactctctctctcttacccTGAGGACTCAGTGAACAATTGTTTCATTTTCCTATCAGCACAATTCCAAATCTTTTCATGCCCTTTAACCCATCTGGCTGTCTAGATCTACAAGAAAAAGAGATTAACACCAGAAATGGAtccttgcttatttatttatttatctccccGCCTTGTTCCAGATAGGATTTTACGTGGCTTACCCAGATTGACAATACAGCCAGATAACATCATCCCTGAATTCCGCAGCAGGGCATACAAAGTCCTTTGTGAGCTGCCCCTATCTgtctccccagccccatcccctgCTACCGCGCCACGCGAACATACATTCTGGCAACGCTGCACTACCTTTAGTTACCAGAATTTTTCACTGCGTTTTCTCTCACGCTTTTGAGGCTTTTTAtatgctgtcccctctgcctgaaatgcccttTCTTAGTCAGTTCTACTCCTCTTTAAGCTGGAGTTCAAGCATCATCTGCTCCCTGATCACCCAGGCCAACTTACACACTCTTCTCTATGCTCACTCATCACTGAAAAGTGTATGGTTCCCCCTCTAAACTGATGTTCCATGAAGATAGGGGCCTCCTCTTTCCAGCTACATATCCTCATGCTTAAGAGTGTACTAGACACATGGTAGGTGCCAGATAAATCCTCCTTGGTTGAACGAATGAAATCTGGCATCATCTTCACAATCTAAGGTCTGCTTGTcatcctttcccctctctccattATCTAGGGTTTATTGTCCTCAGCAGTAAGTATTCTTGGAGCACTGGCTGTGTCCATGGCATCAGAGCAAGGTGCTGGGGGAGGCTGTGAGGGATGCTTCCGGCGATGTGGTGATGGCTCTTCTGTCACATCTGTTTCTAGGAACGCCGTGGAGGCAGCCTGGACATAAACGACGGGCACTGTGGCCTGGGCAACAGCAGCGAAATGAATGCCGTCCTCATGCACCGG encodes:
- the GRAP2 gene encoding GRB2-related adapter protein 2 codes for the protein MEAIAKFDFMASGEDELSFHAGDVLKILSSQEEWFKAELRSQEGYVPKNFIDIKFPEWFHEGLSRHQAESLLMGKEVGCFIIRASQSSPGDFSISVRHEGDVQHFKVMKDNKGNYFLWTEKFPSLNKLVDYYRTTSISKQKQIFLRDRTREEQGQRGNSLDRRSQGGLPLSGTVGEEIRPSVNRKLSDHPPPPPSQYPPAPLPPQQRYLQQQHFHQERRGGSLDINDGHCGLGNSSEMNAVLMHRRHTDPVQLQAAGRVRWARALYDFEALEDDELGFHCGEVVEVLDSSNPSWWTGRLHNKLGLFPANYVAPMIR